A genomic segment from Pseudoduganella chitinolytica encodes:
- a CDS encoding ABC transporter ATP-binding protein has translation MHSDATAAEKRDQKALMRRAFGLLRRAALPDRHHLGWAVLWLGCAAGLEVIGPLLGKRLIDEHLLPRALDWTAMSLLLGGVVLTGWAASWLRYLQLTRLSGLAMRSVQRLREQVYGHVLRLPMAFFDRAITGQLVSRVTNDTEAVKGLYIQVLFVILDSTIVLIGTIAAMAWLDWRLMLIVVALMPFVLLIVWLYQRLSAPAVTRARQLRSDINAQMAESIGGMTVLQANNAGQRFAERFAATNAEHYTQRVAEIRANAWLLRPALDMLNVVLLAAVIWFFGQRGGSGALDAAEVGVLYAFINYIARVIEPLIQITMQFSQLQQSVVASARVAGLLDEAGAPEHGKPRGKAAANAAADGPAIAIRHLDFAYIDDQRVLHDLSLDIPQGAFFGIVGHTGSGKSTLLSLLLRYYPARHGSILMNGVPLDDIDIEQFRADVGLVPQDPFLLAASAYENIDMGRGLPRARIEAAARAAHAHDFITALEDGYDTLLGEGGSRLSSGQKQLIAIARALAGEPRILLLDEATSRIDSQTEQIVQEALNELRGRVTIVAIAHRLSTIREADRIVVLNHGRIEETGSHDTLMQIEGGLYQRLYLLQQLAA, from the coding sequence ATGCACTCTGACGCCACCGCCGCCGAGAAACGCGACCAGAAAGCCCTGATGCGGCGCGCCTTCGGCCTGTTGCGCCGCGCCGCCCTGCCGGACCGCCACCACCTGGGCTGGGCCGTGTTGTGGCTGGGCTGCGCGGCCGGCCTGGAAGTCATCGGCCCGCTGCTGGGCAAGCGGCTGATCGACGAGCACCTGCTGCCGCGCGCGCTGGACTGGACCGCGATGTCCCTGCTGCTGGGCGGCGTCGTGCTGACCGGCTGGGCCGCCAGCTGGCTGCGCTACCTGCAGCTGACGCGCCTGTCCGGCCTGGCGATGCGCTCCGTGCAGCGCCTGCGCGAACAGGTCTATGGCCACGTGCTGCGCTTGCCGATGGCGTTCTTCGACCGCGCCATCACGGGCCAGCTGGTCTCGCGCGTAACCAACGACACGGAAGCCGTCAAGGGCCTGTACATCCAGGTGCTGTTCGTGATCCTGGACAGCACCATTGTCCTGATCGGCACGATCGCCGCGATGGCGTGGCTGGACTGGCGCCTGATGCTGATCGTCGTCGCGCTGATGCCCTTCGTGCTGCTGATCGTATGGCTGTACCAGCGCCTGTCCGCGCCGGCCGTGACGCGCGCGCGCCAGTTGCGCAGCGACATCAACGCGCAGATGGCCGAGTCGATCGGCGGCATGACCGTGCTGCAGGCGAACAATGCCGGGCAGCGCTTTGCCGAGCGCTTCGCGGCCACGAATGCCGAACATTACACGCAACGGGTGGCCGAGATCCGCGCCAATGCCTGGCTGCTGCGCCCCGCGCTGGACATGCTGAACGTGGTGCTGCTGGCGGCCGTGATCTGGTTCTTCGGCCAGCGCGGCGGCAGCGGCGCGCTGGACGCGGCCGAGGTGGGCGTGCTGTACGCCTTCATCAACTACATCGCCCGCGTGATCGAGCCGCTGATCCAGATCACCATGCAGTTCAGCCAGTTGCAGCAGTCCGTCGTCGCCAGTGCCCGCGTCGCCGGCCTGCTGGACGAGGCGGGCGCGCCCGAACATGGCAAACCCCGCGGCAAGGCCGCGGCCAATGCCGCCGCCGATGGCCCGGCGATCGCCATCCGCCACCTCGATTTCGCCTACATCGACGACCAGCGCGTGCTGCACGACCTGTCGCTGGACATCCCGCAAGGCGCCTTCTTCGGCATCGTCGGCCATACGGGCAGCGGCAAGTCCACGCTGCTGTCGCTGCTGCTGCGCTACTATCCGGCGCGCCACGGCAGCATCCTGATGAACGGCGTGCCGCTGGACGACATCGACATCGAACAGTTCCGCGCCGACGTGGGCCTGGTGCCGCAGGACCCGTTCCTGCTGGCCGCCTCCGCATACGAGAACATCGACATGGGGCGGGGCCTGCCGCGCGCACGCATCGAGGCGGCAGCCCGCGCGGCCCATGCGCACGACTTCATCACCGCGCTGGAAGACGGCTACGACACGCTGCTGGGCGAAGGCGGCTCGCGCCTGTCCTCCGGCCAGAAGCAACTGATCGCCATCGCCCGCGCGTTGGCCGGCGAACCGCGCATCCTGCTGCTGGACGAAGCCACGTCGCGCATCGACAGCCAGACGGAACAGATCGTGCAGGAAGCACTGAACGAATTGCGCGGCCGGGTGACGATCGTGGCCATCGCGCACCGCCTGTCGACGATCCGCGAGGCCGACCGCATCGTCGTCCTCAATCACGGCCGCATCGAGGAAACCGGCTCGCACGATACCCTGATGCAGATCGAAGGTGGCCTGTACCAACGTTTGTATTTATTGCAACAATTAGCGGCCTGA
- a CDS encoding amidohydrolase family protein has product MDAVIRNATLPDGRTGIDIGIDGGRITAVVPRLAAQGAREIDAGGDLVTPPFVDAHFHMDATLSYGLPRVNASGTLLEGIALWGELKPDLTQEALVERAMHYCDWAVARGLLAIRSHVDICDDRLLAVEALLDVKRRVAPYLDLQLVAFPQDGLLRSPTALANLKRAIGQGVDVVGGIPHFERTMADGAESIRILCEFAAQQGLRVDMHCDESDDPLSRHIETLAAETHRLGLHGRVAGSHLTSMHSMDNYYVSKLLPLIAQSGVAAIANPLINITLQGRHDTYPKRRGMTRVPELMAAGVDVAFGHDCVLDPWYGMGSGDMLEVAHMGLHVAQMTGQQAMRACFDAVTATPARILGLEGYGIAPGCHADLVLLDAADPVEAIRLRAARRLVMRRGVVVAETPRPVAALNLPGRRAQVDFRLASRPQVPR; this is encoded by the coding sequence ATGGATGCAGTGATCCGCAACGCCACCCTGCCGGACGGCCGTACCGGTATCGATATCGGCATCGACGGCGGCCGCATTACCGCCGTCGTGCCCCGGCTCGCCGCGCAAGGCGCGCGCGAGATCGACGCGGGCGGGGACCTCGTCACGCCGCCGTTCGTCGATGCCCATTTTCACATGGACGCAACGCTGAGCTACGGCCTGCCACGCGTGAACGCCAGCGGCACGCTGCTGGAAGGGATCGCCCTGTGGGGCGAGCTGAAGCCTGACCTGACGCAAGAGGCGCTGGTCGAACGCGCCATGCATTACTGCGACTGGGCCGTCGCGCGCGGGCTGCTGGCGATCCGCAGCCACGTCGATATCTGCGACGACCGCTTGCTGGCGGTGGAGGCCCTGCTGGACGTGAAGCGTCGCGTGGCGCCCTACCTGGACTTGCAACTGGTGGCGTTTCCCCAGGACGGCCTGCTGCGCAGCCCGACCGCGCTGGCCAACCTGAAGCGGGCGATCGGGCAGGGCGTGGACGTCGTCGGCGGCATTCCCCACTTCGAGCGCACGATGGCCGACGGCGCCGAGTCGATCCGCATCCTGTGCGAGTTCGCCGCGCAGCAGGGGCTGCGCGTGGACATGCATTGCGACGAGTCGGACGATCCGCTGTCGCGCCACATCGAGACGCTGGCGGCCGAGACGCACCGCCTGGGCCTGCACGGCCGCGTGGCCGGCTCGCACCTGACGTCGATGCATTCGATGGACAATTACTACGTCAGCAAGCTGCTGCCGCTGATCGCGCAAAGCGGCGTGGCTGCCATCGCCAATCCGCTGATCAACATCACCTTGCAGGGGCGCCACGACACTTATCCGAAGCGGCGCGGCATGACGCGTGTACCGGAGCTGATGGCGGCCGGCGTCGACGTCGCGTTCGGCCACGACTGCGTGCTCGATCCTTGGTACGGCATGGGCTCGGGCGACATGCTGGAGGTGGCGCACATGGGACTGCACGTGGCGCAGATGACGGGCCAGCAGGCCATGCGCGCATGCTTCGATGCCGTCACCGCCACCCCGGCGCGCATCCTCGGCCTGGAGGGCTACGGCATCGCGCCCGGCTGCCATGCCGACCTGGTGCTGCTCGACGCCGCCGACCCGGTCGAGGCGATCCGGCTGCGCGCGGCGCGCCGCCTTGTCATGCGGCGCGGCGTGGTCGTGGCCGAGACGCCGCGGCCGGTCGCCGCGCTGAACCTGCCGGGCCGTCGCGCGCAGGTGGACTTCCGGCTGGCGTCGCGCCCGCAGGTGCCGCGATGA
- a CDS encoding phasin family protein — translation MTSITEQLSATSKSQLETQLNLMDAVLRKSVEGVQQVAALNLHTARNVFERGTNSARELLAAKDPREILALATRPLPTVEGLLAYSRELFSIASRAQAELLQSASTQFRAPATALVLGAPAPAVAEAPAQVAAHAGEAANAAVHQVADNVQAASEAIARSAQEATQETIHAATQATTQAAQEAAAVAREAARGAVEAAPPVVQATEHVAEAAADNVAQATEAIVAAVAEAAPVTPTAQADDGAGSPKTNRGRPAAKPVAQALADIADKPATTLKSVPGKQQPRK, via the coding sequence ATGACTTCGATTACCGAGCAATTGTCCGCAACGAGCAAGTCGCAACTTGAAACGCAACTGAACCTGATGGACGCTGTACTGCGCAAATCCGTGGAAGGCGTGCAGCAGGTCGCCGCACTGAACCTGCACACGGCCCGCAACGTGTTCGAGCGCGGCACGAACTCGGCGCGCGAGCTGCTGGCCGCGAAGGACCCGCGCGAGATCCTGGCGCTGGCCACCAGGCCGCTGCCCACCGTCGAAGGCCTGCTGGCCTACAGCCGCGAGCTGTTCAGCATTGCCAGCCGCGCCCAGGCCGAGCTGCTGCAGTCGGCCAGCACGCAATTCCGCGCCCCCGCCACCGCGCTGGTGCTGGGCGCTCCGGCGCCGGCCGTCGCCGAGGCGCCCGCGCAGGTAGCGGCCCATGCCGGCGAGGCCGCCAACGCGGCGGTCCACCAGGTCGCCGACAACGTCCAGGCAGCCTCCGAAGCGATCGCGCGCTCGGCGCAGGAGGCAACCCAGGAAACCATCCACGCCGCCACCCAGGCCACCACGCAGGCGGCCCAGGAAGCGGCTGCCGTGGCGCGTGAAGCCGCCCGCGGCGCAGTCGAAGCGGCACCGCCCGTGGTGCAGGCAACGGAGCACGTGGCGGAAGCGGCGGCCGATAACGTCGCGCAGGCCACCGAAGCGATTGTGGCCGCCGTGGCCGAAGCGGCACCGGTGACGCCGACAGCGCAGGCGGACGACGGCGCAGGCTCGCCGAAAACCAACCGCGGCCGCCCGGCCGCCAAGCCGGTCGCCCAGGCGCTGGCCGACATCGCCGACAAGCCGGCTACCACGCTGAAGTCGGTGCCGGGGAAGCAGCAGCCCCGCAAGTAA
- a CDS encoding ABC transporter ATP-binding protein encodes MSLTRLIAGFVRSHWRAYAGAAVMLVGVALIAIWIPRKVGAMIDALAAHQLTRDGLLADIGLLLLVGVANYALRVAWRIRLYSAAYRLGVELRTRFYRRLALQGPAFYQKQRTGDLMALATNDIDAIEMAAGEAMLAGFDGTLTLVMVLGVMTLGVDWRLALVALLPFPFMAYAFWRISSHIHTASADSLKRFSALNDHVQETLSGVRTLRTLGLEARSAAAFGELAGKAANASLTAQRWEAAYEPAVGLALTAATGLTLGVGGYLVWQDQLTIGALTSFSMYLGQLIWPMFAAGWVLSLIERGRAAWARLDPMLAAPLSIDDEGSVARLAPGELVLDDVTVCYPGQNEPALAGVSLRLQPGQTLGLVGPTGAGKSTLLRVLLRQLTPRSGSVRWGGHALDDYTLKALRDAISWVPQESFLFSASIAENIALARPDATRQEVEHAADLAAIHDDIRLFPHGYETEVGERGITLSGGQRQRVAIARALLSDNDLLLLDDALSAVDTGTETRILEHLEELRRERPQRSAIIASHRLSAVVNADRIVVLKAGRIVEAGTHDELLALDGWYASQWRYQQLEASLDAL; translated from the coding sequence ATGAGTTTAACGAGACTGATCGCCGGCTTCGTGCGCTCGCATTGGCGCGCGTACGCCGGCGCCGCGGTCATGCTGGTCGGCGTGGCCCTGATCGCCATCTGGATTCCCCGCAAGGTCGGCGCCATGATCGACGCGCTGGCGGCACACCAGCTCACGCGCGACGGGCTGCTGGCCGACATCGGCCTGCTGCTGCTGGTCGGCGTGGCCAACTACGCGCTGCGCGTGGCGTGGCGCATCCGGCTGTACTCGGCCGCCTACCGCCTTGGCGTCGAACTGCGCACGCGCTTCTACCGGCGGCTGGCCCTGCAGGGCCCTGCGTTCTACCAGAAGCAGCGCACCGGCGACCTGATGGCGCTGGCCACCAACGACATCGACGCCATCGAGATGGCCGCCGGCGAGGCGATGCTGGCCGGCTTCGACGGCACGCTGACCCTCGTCATGGTGCTGGGCGTGATGACCTTGGGCGTCGACTGGCGCCTGGCACTCGTCGCCCTGCTGCCCTTCCCGTTCATGGCGTATGCGTTCTGGCGCATCTCTTCGCATATCCATACGGCGTCCGCGGACTCGCTGAAGCGCTTTTCCGCGCTGAACGACCACGTGCAGGAGACCCTGTCCGGCGTGCGCACGCTGCGTACCCTGGGGTTGGAAGCGCGCAGCGCCGCCGCGTTCGGCGAGCTGGCCGGCAAGGCGGCCAATGCCAGCCTGACGGCGCAGCGCTGGGAAGCGGCCTACGAACCGGCGGTAGGGCTGGCGCTGACGGCGGCCACCGGGTTGACGCTGGGCGTGGGCGGCTACCTGGTGTGGCAGGACCAGCTCACCATCGGCGCGCTGACCAGCTTCTCGATGTACCTGGGCCAGCTGATCTGGCCCATGTTCGCCGCGGGCTGGGTGCTGTCGCTGATCGAACGGGGCCGCGCCGCGTGGGCGCGGCTGGACCCGATGCTCGCTGCGCCGCTGTCGATCGACGACGAGGGCAGCGTGGCACGCCTGGCGCCGGGCGAACTGGTGCTGGACGACGTCACCGTCTGCTATCCGGGCCAGAACGAACCGGCGCTGGCGGGCGTCTCGCTGCGCCTGCAGCCGGGCCAGACGCTCGGTCTCGTCGGCCCCACCGGCGCCGGCAAGTCCACGCTGCTGCGCGTGCTGCTGCGCCAGCTGACGCCCCGCTCGGGCAGCGTGCGCTGGGGCGGCCATGCACTGGACGACTACACGTTGAAAGCGCTGCGCGACGCGATCAGCTGGGTGCCGCAGGAGTCGTTCCTGTTCTCCGCCTCGATCGCCGAGAACATCGCGTTGGCGCGGCCGGACGCGACGCGGCAGGAAGTGGAGCACGCGGCCGACCTGGCGGCCATCCACGACGACATCCGCCTGTTCCCGCACGGGTACGAGACGGAGGTGGGCGAGCGTGGCATCACGCTGTCCGGCGGCCAGCGCCAGCGCGTGGCGATCGCCCGCGCGCTGCTGTCCGACAACGACCTGCTGCTGCTGGACGACGCGCTGTCCGCCGTCGACACGGGCACCGAGACACGCATCCTCGAACACCTGGAAGAGCTGCGGCGCGAACGGCCGCAACGCAGCGCCATCATCGCCAGCCACCGGCTGTCGGCCGTGGTCAATGCCGACCGGATCGTCGTGCTGAAGGCGGGGCGCATCGTGGAGGCGGGCACGCACGACGAACTGCTCGCGCTGGACGGCTGGTATGCCAGCCAGTGGCGCTACCAACAACTGGAGGCCAGCCTCGATGCACTCTGA
- a CDS encoding alpha/beta hydrolase-fold protein, with translation MMQRTPIALALLALATLSHTHAGEQTLSLGAWGKQATVRFSSAGEDAAAPRGYTQTTDLPLRPGDPQTVRYTEQPDLPRVRSGSLAFDALFALAGAEMKQNAVTAIRDDSYNGGQPVPCPCFETGEKWHYVWTRDLSYAADLGLALLDQARVRDSLLFKLSGYRAGVTKAPQAAGTADGLQIVQDTGSGGSWPVSTDRVAWAFGADAALKTLAPAERAAFASTALKALANTIENDRIAAFDAAAGLYNGEQSFLDWRDQTYAAWVPANLPHMATSKALSTNVAHYQALTLAARLAREAGDTANVQRWEGWAAQLKDAINARFWLADAGMYASMTAGHFDGAPLHRFDWLGQALAIVTGIADPEQARSILARYPHGPMGAPVIWPQQPGQPVYHSRAIWPFVTAYGLHAAIANSNVAVADAAYDTLIRAAAVTGSNMENLEWLSGQPLLQHPGHPELDGPVVNSRRQLWSVGGYLGAVISGVFGVDATHDGLVVRPFITARLRGELFRDSDSLTLSNLTVRGKRLHVRIALPPPAQVDGFHTVKAVTLNGKEANFPVKWDELPDDARIEITLGELQPGRQEITRVAAAPLAQDSRVTAPPEPAIAALRRADGKAVLTVGGTMPAGVAFNVWRDGRAVAKGVTARSWTDPRPTAGSCYAIEAVHVATGLRSHHSAPACLGEPDAIVVERSLPDWGKPDDRLTVGDIDVTKAGTYQVQVRYRNNANRINLGISGGVKWLRVMDGGGTVVAEGVVQLPHTPAGAALYSTPLPVRLQPGRHAVQLSDFHNMSYLQSNATYADAGGTAGPSNRFDVLGLRLLPTAASTLPAVARGTLELIEKVRSPQLGNERTLRVWLPPGYAANPGKRYPVLYMHDGQNLFDPKTAYSTEWHIDEVADRLAANGAMREIIVVGIDNTPDRVAEYTECCDARWGGGKVAGYAAFVVDTVKPLVDARYRTLPGREHTAVMGSSMGGLASVAIAERYPQRFGMAGSLSGSFWWNNGTQIETAPARLPVRFYLDAGTAMDGVEFSRAYRSALLARGYRDGRDLLYHEDVGGIHNERDWASRVHRALTWFFPATGVRGPGSVSGK, from the coding sequence ATGATGCAACGCACCCCGATCGCCCTCGCCCTGCTGGCGCTTGCCACGCTCAGCCACACCCACGCAGGCGAACAGACGCTGAGCTTGGGCGCCTGGGGCAAGCAGGCTACGGTGCGCTTCAGCAGCGCCGGCGAGGACGCGGCCGCGCCGCGCGGCTACACGCAGACGACGGACCTGCCGCTGCGGCCGGGCGATCCGCAAACGGTGCGCTACACCGAGCAGCCCGACCTGCCGCGCGTGCGCAGCGGCAGCCTGGCGTTCGACGCACTGTTCGCGCTGGCCGGCGCCGAGATGAAACAGAACGCCGTGACGGCCATCCGCGACGACAGCTACAACGGCGGCCAACCCGTCCCCTGCCCCTGCTTCGAGACGGGCGAGAAATGGCATTACGTGTGGACGCGCGACCTGTCGTACGCGGCCGACCTGGGCCTGGCGCTGCTGGACCAGGCACGGGTACGCGACTCGCTGCTGTTCAAGCTGTCCGGCTACCGGGCCGGCGTGACGAAGGCGCCACAGGCGGCCGGCACGGCGGACGGCCTGCAGATCGTGCAGGACACGGGCAGCGGCGGCAGCTGGCCTGTCAGCACGGACCGCGTGGCGTGGGCGTTCGGGGCGGATGCGGCGTTGAAGACGCTCGCGCCGGCCGAACGTGCCGCCTTCGCCTCGACCGCCCTGAAGGCGCTGGCCAACACGATCGAGAACGACCGCATCGCCGCGTTCGACGCGGCCGCCGGCTTGTACAACGGCGAGCAGTCGTTCCTCGACTGGCGCGACCAGACCTATGCGGCCTGGGTGCCCGCCAACCTGCCCCACATGGCGACGTCGAAGGCGCTGTCCACCAACGTGGCCCACTACCAGGCGCTGACACTGGCAGCGCGGCTGGCGCGCGAAGCTGGCGACACGGCGAACGTGCAGCGCTGGGAAGGCTGGGCGGCGCAGTTGAAGGACGCCATCAACGCCCGCTTCTGGCTGGCCGATGCGGGCATGTATGCGAGCATGACGGCGGGTCATTTCGATGGCGCGCCCCTGCACAGGTTCGACTGGCTGGGCCAGGCGCTTGCCATCGTCACCGGCATCGCCGATCCCGAGCAGGCCCGCAGCATCCTGGCCCGTTATCCGCACGGCCCGATGGGCGCGCCCGTGATCTGGCCGCAGCAGCCGGGCCAGCCCGTGTATCACAGCCGCGCGATCTGGCCGTTCGTGACCGCCTACGGGCTGCACGCGGCGATCGCCAACAGCAACGTGGCGGTGGCCGATGCCGCATACGACACGCTGATACGCGCCGCCGCGGTGACGGGTTCGAACATGGAGAACCTGGAGTGGCTGTCCGGACAGCCGCTGCTGCAGCATCCCGGCCATCCGGAGCTGGACGGCCCGGTGGTCAACTCGCGCCGCCAGCTGTGGTCCGTCGGCGGCTACCTGGGCGCCGTCATCTCGGGCGTGTTCGGCGTCGATGCCACGCATGACGGCCTGGTCGTCCGCCCGTTCATCACGGCCCGCCTGCGCGGTGAATTGTTCCGGGACAGCGACAGCCTGACCTTGTCCAACCTGACCGTGCGCGGCAAGCGCCTGCACGTACGGATCGCGCTGCCGCCACCGGCCCAGGTCGACGGTTTCCACACCGTCAAGGCAGTCACGCTGAACGGCAAGGAGGCCAATTTTCCTGTCAAGTGGGACGAGCTGCCGGACGACGCGCGGATCGAAATCACGCTGGGCGAGCTGCAGCCGGGCCGCCAGGAGATCACCCGCGTAGCCGCCGCGCCGCTGGCCCAGGACAGCCGGGTCACCGCGCCACCGGAACCCGCCATCGCGGCGCTGCGCCGGGCCGACGGCAAGGCCGTGCTGACGGTCGGCGGCACCATGCCGGCCGGCGTCGCGTTCAACGTCTGGCGTGACGGCCGGGCCGTCGCGAAGGGCGTCACCGCGCGCAGCTGGACCGATCCGCGACCGACCGCGGGTTCGTGCTATGCCATCGAAGCCGTCCACGTGGCCACGGGGCTGCGCAGCCACCACAGCGCGCCGGCCTGCCTGGGCGAGCCGGACGCGATCGTCGTCGAACGCAGCCTGCCGGACTGGGGCAAGCCGGACGACCGGCTGACGGTCGGCGACATCGACGTGACAAAGGCCGGCACCTACCAGGTGCAGGTCCGCTACCGCAACAACGCCAACCGCATCAACCTCGGCATCAGCGGCGGCGTGAAATGGCTGCGCGTGATGGATGGCGGCGGCACGGTCGTGGCCGAGGGCGTCGTGCAATTGCCCCACACGCCGGCGGGCGCGGCACTGTATTCCACGCCACTGCCGGTGCGCCTGCAGCCGGGCCGCCATGCCGTGCAGCTGTCCGACTTCCATAACATGAGCTACCTGCAGTCGAATGCGACCTACGCGGACGCGGGCGGCACGGCGGGGCCGTCGAATCGCTTCGACGTGCTGGGCCTGCGCCTGCTGCCCACGGCCGCCAGCACCCTGCCCGCCGTCGCGCGCGGCACGCTGGAGCTGATCGAAAAGGTACGCTCGCCGCAACTGGGCAACGAACGCACGCTGCGCGTATGGCTGCCGCCCGGCTACGCCGCCAATCCGGGCAAGCGCTACCCGGTGCTGTACATGCACGACGGCCAGAACCTGTTCGACCCGAAGACGGCCTACAGCACGGAATGGCACATCGACGAAGTGGCGGACCGGCTGGCCGCCAACGGCGCGATGCGCGAAATCATCGTCGTGGGCATCGACAATACGCCGGACCGGGTGGCCGAGTACACGGAATGCTGCGACGCCCGCTGGGGCGGCGGCAAGGTGGCCGGGTATGCGGCGTTTGTCGTCGATACCGTCAAGCCGCTGGTGGACGCGCGTTACCGTACGCTGCCCGGACGCGAGCACACGGCCGTCATGGGCTCGTCGATGGGCGGCCTCGCGTCCGTCGCCATCGCCGAGCGCTACCCGCAGCGCTTCGGCATGGCCGGCAGCCTGTCCGGCTCGTTCTGGTGGAACAACGGCACCCAGATCGAGACGGCGCCGGCGCGGTTGCCCGTGCGCTTCTACCTCGACGCCGGCACGGCGATGGACGGCGTCGAGTTCAGCCGGGCCTATCGCTCGGCGCTGCTGGCGCGTGGCTACCGTGACGGGCGCGACCTGCTGTATCACGAGGACGTGGGCGGCATCCACAACGAGCGCGATTGGGCCAGCCGGGTGCATCGGGCGCTGACGTGGTTTTTCCCGGCCACCGGCGTCCGCGGCCCGGGGTCTGTCTCCGGTAAGTGA
- a CDS encoding GNAT family N-acetyltransferase, translated as MIVLETSRLVLRTLHTDDAPFYLELVNDPSWIEHIGDKGIRTLQEARANIETGAMQMQARLGYSLYVVQRRADEALLGLCGLIRRDTLPDTDIGYALRPAYWGQGYAYEAAAAVLAHARDTLRLPQLYGITSPQNGPSNAMLQKLGLEFVELTQLGEETRWTNVYRIGFGLGSVPARD; from the coding sequence ATGATCGTGCTGGAAACGTCCCGGCTCGTGCTGCGCACGCTGCACACGGACGACGCACCGTTCTACCTGGAGCTCGTCAACGATCCCTCGTGGATCGAGCATATCGGCGACAAGGGCATCCGCACGCTGCAGGAGGCGCGCGCCAATATCGAGACGGGCGCGATGCAGATGCAGGCACGCCTGGGCTACTCGCTGTACGTGGTGCAGCGCCGCGCCGACGAAGCGCTGCTGGGCCTGTGCGGCCTGATCCGGCGCGACACGCTGCCCGACACCGACATCGGCTACGCGCTGCGGCCGGCCTACTGGGGCCAGGGCTACGCATACGAAGCCGCGGCGGCGGTGCTGGCCCATGCACGCGACACGCTGCGCCTGCCGCAGCTGTACGGCATCACGTCGCCCCAGAACGGTCCGTCCAACGCCATGCTGCAGAAGCTCGGGCTGGAATTCGTCGAGCTGACGCAGCTGGGGGAGGAGACGCGGTGGACCAACGTCTACCGCATCGGATTCGGCCTGGGGTCTGTCCCTGCAAGGGACTGA